In Meleagris gallopavo isolate NT-WF06-2002-E0010 breed Aviagen turkey brand Nicholas breeding stock chromosome 5, Turkey_5.1, whole genome shotgun sequence, a single window of DNA contains:
- the GCH1 gene encoding GTP cyclohydrolase 1, translating to MTYFHHGKALFDISQGPLKAAATSFSPFPPSFLLQLHAPHGRFAGGSARASNPDPGDWLSGDVRAAPANGSGAGGIKRAAALSQAGVWWRGERPRSEEDNELSLPSLAAAYTTILRALGEDPERQGLLKTPWRAATAMQFFTKGYQETIADVLNDAIFDEDHDEMVIVKDIDMFSLCEHHLVPFVGKVHIGYLPNKQVLGLSKLARIVEIYSRRLQVQERLTKQIAIAITEALQPAGVGVVIEATHMCMVMRGVQKMNSKTVTSTMLGVFREDPKTREEFLTLIRS from the exons ATGACGTATTTCCATCACGGAAAAGCGCTGTTTGACATATCCCAAGGACCCCTGAAGGCAGCGGCCACGTCgttttcccctttccccccaTCCTTCCTGTTGCAGCTCCATGCTCCCCACGGGCGGTTTGCGGGTGGTTCGGCCCGCGCCTCGAACCCGGATCCCGGCGACTGGCTGAGCGGTGACGTAAGAGCGGCGCCAGCCAACGGGAGCGGCGCGGGCGGTATAAAGCGGGCCGCTGCGCTCAGTCAGGCGGGAGTGTG GTGGCGGGGCGAGCGGCCCCGCAGCGAGGAGGACAACGAGCTGAGCCTGCCCAGCCTGGCGGCCGCGTACACCACCATCCTGAGGGCGCTGGGCGAGGATCCCGAGCGGCAGGGGCTGCTGAAGACGCCCTGGAGGGCGGCTACCGCCATGCAATTCTTCACCAAGGGCTACCAGGAAACCATCGCGG atGTTCTGAACGATGCCATCTTTGACGAAGACCACGATGAGATGGTAATTGTGAAGGACATAGACATGTTCTCATTGTGTGAGCATCACCTCGTTCCATTTGTTGGAAAG GTACATATTGGCTATCTTCCTAACAAACAAGTACTTGGCCTCAGCAAGCTCGCTAG gaTTGTGGAGATATACAGTAGAAGACTACAAG TCCAGGAACGCCTTACCAAACAAATTGCAATAGCCATCACAGAAGCCTTACAGCCTGCTGGAGTTGGAGTGGTGATCGAAGCTAC GCATATGTGTATGGTAATGCGTGGGGTACAgaaaatgaacagtaaaactGTAACCAGCACAATGTTGGGGGTATTCCGGGAAGACCCAAAGACCCGTGAAGAGTTCTTGACACTCATCAGGAGCTGA